The Pyxidicoccus sp. MSG2 DNA segment CGTGAGGTCGAGAAGCACGAAACGAAGGCGTCGAAAGCCGATACCATCGCCAATCGGATCAGCAAGACGTGCCGCGAGAAAATGGAGGAAGACCCTTTCTTCTACATGAAGTTCGCAGCACTCGTGCAGCAGGCGATCGATGACTATCGCGAGGCGCGCATCAGCGAGCTTGAGTACCTCAAGCGCGTGGAAGAGTACCTTGAGACGCTCCGACAGGGCCACGAGGAGGAACTGCCAGCCGAACTCGACGGCGCCGAGCACGTAGAGGCTCGTGCGTTCTTCGGTGTCCTCGGCGAGGCGCTTGAGAGCGCGGAGGTGACAGGAGCACCTACCGGGAAAGCTGGACATCGTGAACGCCGTCGGCTGGCAGCACGGCTCGCATTGGAAATCGTGCAGGCCGTGAAGCAGAGGAAGATACGAGACTGGGCGAAGAGCCCTGATGCCGTGAAGAGCGTCGAAGATTCCATTGATGACTACCTCTTCGACGCGCGCGCGCGGAACGGCATTGGTTGGTCGACGCAGGACATTGATCGTGTCCTCCAGCGCGTCATGGCGATTCTGAAGAAACTCGCGACAATGGCGCACGCCTGACATGCCTTCCGACCACGTCAAATGGGGCGAGATCAACATCGCCTACAGCTATCGCTACACCCGCAGCCGGACGCTGAGCATAACGATCCACCCCGATCTCGCCGTCGAGGTGGCGGCGCCTGAGGGCACGTCCCGAGACGTGATCCGCTCTAAGGTGTTGAAACGTGGGGCGTGGATTGCGAACGCATGGCGTGAGTACTCCCGATTCCACCCGCTCCAGCCGCCTCGGCAGTACATCCCCGGAGAAACTCACCGTTACCTCGGACGCCAATATCGGCTGCGCTTTGTCGAGGGGGTGGAAGTCTCCGTGGCGCTGCGGCGCGGATACCTCGATGTCACATCACCGGGTCCTCCGACCAGCGAGCTGCTGCGCCCGCTCGTGATCGCCTGGTACGAGCAACGTGCTGCGGAGATTCTCCGCGAGCGCTTCGACGCGTGTTACCGCATTTCGGAGTCACATAGAATCCCACCACCGCGACTCGCCGTACGGGCAATGGCGACGCGATGGGGCAGTTGCTCGAAGGGTGGTCAGGTGACGCTGAACCCCGAGTTGATCAAGACGCCGAAGGACTGCATCGACTACGTGATCACCCACGAGCTTTGTCACCTCGTCGAGTACAACCACAGTCCACGGTTTTGGAAACTTCTCCAGAAGCTGATGCCAGACTGGGAGGAACGGCGGGAACGACTAAACAGGATAGCGGATATTTGATGCTGGGCCGGCACCAGCTTCCCGCTGAGGCCCCTGCTGGCGCTGCGCAGGTGCGGAGCAAGCAGCGCGCTGCGCGGTTGGACTGGGCGACGCTGCTGAAGCGCAGTTTCGACTTCGACGTCTGCGTGAGCGGTATCTTCTCTCGAGGTGCCTTGCGGCCCCGGCTTCCCACCCCCTGCCGCCACTGGATGAAGGACATGCCCGCTCGACGTGCCCCATCTTGGCAACCCGCGCTCCTGCTCGTGGCAAGCGCCCTGCTCGCGGCCTGCGCCAGCGGCCCCCGGCGCCCCCGGCGCCCCCGGCGCGAGGAGCTGCGCCTGGACACGGAGACCGCGCATCGCCTCCGACATGCGGCCCTTCTGGGCAAGGGCGCGAGTGCCCTGGCCTCGGGCGCGGCGCGAGCCATGGGCTCCAACCTCGCTGAGTTGGTCCCTGATCTCCTCGGGGTGCTCGGGAGCGAAGGCGCGGTGGGGGAGCTCGAAGAGCGCCTCTGGGAGTGCGCCAGGCAGGCCGAACGCAAGGTGAATGGCCGCTATTTCGGCAATCGGGCGCCGACGCGGGCGGAGTGCGGCGAAGAGGTCAACGTGGATGGCTGCGGCGAGCGAATCACCCGGGCCATGCTCCTGGGACAGCAGAAGCATGTCCTGGCCCTCCAGTGTGCTCGCGAGGTGCTGGAGGAACTGTGGCCCGCGCCGTTCAGCGTCGAGCAGCGCTACCGCTACTACCCGAACGCCCGGTTGCTGGAGACCGTGAGCCGGCAAGAAGAGGCGCGCCTCATCAAGGAAGGATGCACGAAGGAGCTGTGGCGCACCATCAAACCGGACCTGGTGCTCCATGCGGACGGAGACCTGCTGCGCTCCGTGCTCACCCTGGACTTCAAGTTTCCCTGTCCCAACACCAATGAGCCCAGGTGGACGCGATACGGAGAGAGCAGCGCCTATGCCAACGCCAACCAAGGCGAGGTCTACGAGGACGCACTGGGGGGAAAGCCCTTTCTCCTTTCGCCCGGCCTGGGGGTGGCTCCATGAGGAAGGCTATTCCCGTCATCCGCATTCCGAGCATGCGCAGCGATGTCGAGGTTCGCGACGGCGTCATCCTCTGCTTCTTCATGCGCTGCTCGCACGGAGACGTGGCTTCAGCGATGTGGCGCGCCCTGCAGGCCTACAGGCGTGCCATCTCGCCCAACGCATTGAACTGGTACGGCGCGGACGATGGAGACACCCTGCCGTTGGACGACAAGGGATGGGAGCACATCCGCGAGAGGATGCTCGAGCGGCCATGGGCGGGCGCCGCGCGGCACGTCTCGCTGGCCGAGGCGACTGGCGAAGCGGGCGGGTACCACTTCAACTACGATGGCCGCCAGCTTGAGCATCCATTGCACTGGCGCAAGAAGGGCGCCACCAGTGCGGTGTCCTTCTCGTTTCCCACCGAGTACCTCCTGGAGCACGGCCCCGCGCACCTGCGTGCGCTGGCCCTGGAGCTTGGCCGGGAGCTGCCCTTCAGCTTCGGCTACGCCAGCCTCGCCTTCGTCTCGCATCCCGGGCTCTGGCACGGTGTCCGGAAGCAGCTCGTCGGTCTGCTGGAGCGCTACCCGGGGCTGGACCTGTACCTGCTGAGTGAGACGGGCAACGTCATCGGTACCGGGGCGCGGGGGGCGTACTGGATGACCTTCCTGGGCCCGCCGCTGCTGAACCAGCTCGGCGGTCAGGAGGCGTTGCGCGAGCAGCTCTGCTTCCCGGAAGTCACATTCGAGCCAATGGAGAGGGAGCGGCTGCTGCTGACGCTGGGGGAGTGGCCGGAGGCCATGGACACGGAGAAGGGGCCCCCTCCCGCGCAGTACCGGGCGCTGGCGCGGCTGCTGGAGCCGTACCTCTGCGAGGAGGGCGGCCTGTGGCCTCCCATGACTCGCGAGTACATGCACCACTGGCTGCGCCGGCTCTGCCGGTAGTCCACGGGGAACGGCGAGTTGCGCGGGGCGCGACGCATGGAGCGGCGGGGCGGCCGCCGCACCCCGGGCTACGGGGCGTCGTCAGCGAGCGCCGCGGGACTCGAGGTGGGCGGGCGCGGATTGGGGACGGCGGGCGTGTAGCAAACGCCCTGGTGCACGTAGGCGTCCTCCTTGCCGCAGTCCTTCGGCTCCAGGGTCAGCTTTATCCAGCAGCCGCCATTGATGGGCACGTGGAGCTTCCCGGGGCAGCGGCCGTTGGCATCCGGGCGCCGCTGTCCTGGCAGGGGCCTGGGGGGCAGCTCCGCGGCGCTGGTCGACCATGCAGAGGGAGTCCGGGTGAGAGGCACCGGAGCCGTCAGCGCGGAGTCCCCGACGGCCACGGTGCCGCCGTCCTTCGCCTCCTCGGGCGCTGAAGCGGAAGCGTGCACCTTCCCGGACTCCTCCACGGGATGAGCGCTCAGCCTCCACCCGGCTCCCAGCGCCAGGGCTCCGCCCAGGCCGGCTGCCACGAGCCACGGGCGCCTGGAGCGGCCAGCCGCTTGAGGCAGGACGTGACGGAGCGCTGCCCTGGCCTCCACGGGCCGAGGTGCCTCCAGGACAAAGAGGGGCACATCCGCCTCCGGCCCCGCCGTGTCCGCGGCATCCTCCAGCGCCTCGGCGAGCTCGCGGGCACTGCCCCGTGCCTCGGGGCTCACGGAGAGCATCCGGGACGTCAACGCGCCCAGCGCCTCGCAGTGGCGGGCGTTGAGCGCTCGCGCGGACGGGGGGCTGGCTTCCTCGACGTGCCCGGAACCGGACGCCGGGTCCGGCGGGGGAGGGTACTCGCCGGTGAGCAGCCGGAAGGCGGTGACGCCCAGCGCGAAGACATCATCCGCCGGTCCTGGCGCGTAGGGGACGGCCGGGCCCTGGAGGGGGAGGCTCGCGGACCGCCACGCCTCCGGGGAGCGGTAGGCCGGAGTGCCGGGAGGAAACGGCGGCGGCGTGAGCGTGGCGGCACCCAGGTAGTGCCCGGCGCCGAAGTCGGTGAGGAAGACCCGGCCCACCGCATGGCTGATGAGCGTGTTGCCACCCTTGACGTCTCGGTGAACGCCGCCCGCGGCATGCGTGGCCTCCAGGGCCCGCGCGAGGCCTGCGAGGACGCGGAGCACCTGGCGCGAGGAGGGCCGGTGCTCCATCGCCCAGTCGTACAGCGAGACGCCGTCCACCAGCTCCATTGCGAGGTATGGGTAGGCGTGGCCCGCCGGGTGTCGCCAGACGCCGTGGTCCACGAGGCGGGGGACGTTCGGGTGGCGGATGCGGGAGAGCAGCTCGAC contains these protein-coding regions:
- a CDS encoding M48 family metallopeptidase, with the protein product MPSDHVKWGEINIAYSYRYTRSRTLSITIHPDLAVEVAAPEGTSRDVIRSKVLKRGAWIANAWREYSRFHPLQPPRQYIPGETHRYLGRQYRLRFVEGVEVSVALRRGYLDVTSPGPPTSELLRPLVIAWYEQRAAEILRERFDACYRISESHRIPPPRLAVRAMATRWGSCSKGGQVTLNPELIKTPKDCIDYVITHELCHLVEYNHSPRFWKLLQKLMPDWEERRERLNRIADI
- a CDS encoding DUF3396 domain-containing protein, coding for MRKAIPVIRIPSMRSDVEVRDGVILCFFMRCSHGDVASAMWRALQAYRRAISPNALNWYGADDGDTLPLDDKGWEHIRERMLERPWAGAARHVSLAEATGEAGGYHFNYDGRQLEHPLHWRKKGATSAVSFSFPTEYLLEHGPAHLRALALELGRELPFSFGYASLAFVSHPGLWHGVRKQLVGLLERYPGLDLYLLSETGNVIGTGARGAYWMTFLGPPLLNQLGGQEALREQLCFPEVTFEPMERERLLLTLGEWPEAMDTEKGPPPAQYRALARLLEPYLCEEGGLWPPMTREYMHHWLRRLCR
- a CDS encoding serine/threonine-protein kinase, whose protein sequence is MHPADLNPARLPPGTWVGPWRVLERRGRGACGAVYRAVGAQPAPGPVALKLALYPRDERFAREVELLSRIRHPNVPRLVDHGVWRHPAGHAYPYLAMELVDGVSLYDWAMEHRPSSRQVLRVLAGLARALEATHAAGGVHRDVKGGNTLISHAVGRVFLTDFGAGHYLGAATLTPPPFPPGTPAYRSPEAWRSASLPLQGPAVPYAPGPADDVFALGVTAFRLLTGEYPPPPDPASGSGHVEEASPPSARALNARHCEALGALTSRMLSVSPEARGSARELAEALEDAADTAGPEADVPLFVLEAPRPVEARAALRHVLPQAAGRSRRPWLVAAGLGGALALGAGWRLSAHPVEESGKVHASASAPEEAKDGGTVAVGDSALTAPVPLTRTPSAWSTSAAELPPRPLPGQRRPDANGRCPGKLHVPINGGCWIKLTLEPKDCGKEDAYVHQGVCYTPAVPNPRPPTSSPAALADDAP